Below is a window of Coriobacterium glomerans PW2 DNA.
TGTTGTTTGGTGCGTACGTTGTGATGGGCAACCCGTAAGAAGGTGCCTCTGATAGCTTAACGGTCCGAGGTATCAATGTCTTAAAGGTTTCTGCTCCAAAAAACGAACGGACTTCTTCAACAACCTGATTTGCAAGCGAGGTTCTTGAATCATACATGGTCAGAACGACGCCATAGATCGTAAGGTTTGTATTGATTCTTCCTTTGACCATTTTCATAGATTCAAGAAGCTTCGTGACTCCCTCAAGTGCATAGTATTCACATTGGATCGGAATCAACACGCTGTCAGCTGCTGCCAATGCATTGATCGTAAGCAATCCAAGTGAAGGAGGACAATCGATCAAGATGAAATCAAACTCATGCTTCACTGGTGCAATCAGTTCCTTTAAACGGGTCTCACGCGCCATTGTTGAGACAAGCTCTATTTCCGCACCAGCTAATTGAATTGTCGCTGGGACTATGAACACGCGTTTGGAAT
It encodes the following:
- a CDS encoding ParA family protein, translating into MTYKDVKRSKSGKNTRIIAIINQKGGVGKSTTAVNLAAALSEMGRKTLLIDFDPQGNSTSGFGIEKEELDQCIYDALLHNTPASDLIIQTNSKRVFIVPATIQLAGAEIELVSTMARETRLKELIAPVKHEFDFILIDCPPSLGLLTINALAAADSVLIPIQCEYYALEGVTKLLESMKMVKGRINTNLTIYGVVLTMYDSRTSLANQVVEEVRSFFGAETFKTLIPRTVKLSEAPSYGLPITTYAPNNKGSKAYMSLAKEVIKRA